The Candidatus Methylacidiphilales bacterium genomic interval ATGTTGGTGCGGCCTTCTGTGGGGCTTATAGAGAGGCCCAGCTGAGGATCACCAGACTGTTGTGGAAGATTAGTGGATTGATTTGTCGATTGATCCTCTGTCGAGGAGAGACGTGTGTTATGGGCTGATTCAAATAATGCATCGGTCACTTCTTGTTCAGAGGCATTTGAAGCATCGGTGTAAACCACCTCTCGCGGGGGCGAGACAGGCATTTGGGGTGGGAGAGGCGGGGGTTCGAAAAAGATCTGCACGGTAGGAGGAGGGGAAGCTGGAGGCAAATCAAGCTTAAAGGTTAAAAACGTTCTAACTGGCTCAAGGCTCAATAGAGCAATAATTACAATGTGAAGTAAAATGGACGTGAGGAGATAGCGTCCAACTTTTTGTTTTTTGGAATCTAAGTAGGCAGTATAGGGATGCTTTAGTGCCTCGAGCATGTAGCCTAAACTCTAACTCCTCTTTTTATCAGATACTAGAGTTAGATTGATGTGCGGTGTTCGTCAACACGAGGTTTAAGCTTTCTGGCCTATGGCCTTAGACGAGCTTCTTTGGCTGGAATAAGCCGCGCTTCATTTAATATGACCGGTTGGACTGGCTTTGACTTCTCTCCTGCTTTTCCATAGGTCACTTCAACTCCACTAATGGCATTCAGTGTGGACTCTCCCTTAAAAAGCTGACCGAATAATGGGTAACGATTTTGTATTTCTGGAAGCTCATCTAAGCAGACAAAAAACTGAGTGCCTATAGAAGATCGGTCGCCCTCTTGTCTGGCCAGTCCGATGAAGCCTCGTTGAGGGACACGGTCTAGATACTCGAATTCAACACCTTGAGCTTCCTCACGCCCTCCTGTTCCAACCAATCGACTTTTGAAATCTCGGCTAAAGGGACATCCACCTTGTATCATGAAGCGTGGAATCACCCTGTGTATGGCAGTCTCATCGTAGTAACGTCGGCGAATTAGATTTTTCACATAATTGACAGCATGTGGAGCTTCTTGATCCCACAATACAAAACTCATCTCACCTAGCGTTGTTTTAATAAGGAGCACTTCTGTTTCATCAGTAACATTTGGCGGAGGAGGAGTCGCTGCTGGTGGGGCATTGGGATCTTTTGTTGTCTTGCCCTTCAGAGCCTCCATGAGTGAGTGATCACGGTGTTGCCGATCAAGACGTGCGATAACCTCAGCGTATTCTTGTTGCTTTTCAAGTTTTACCAGGTTGAGTCCAACACGAGTAATCGGCAGACTTCTTTCGCCGGCATGATTAAACGTCACTTCTACACCTGCAATTTGGTCTAGGACTTCAAAACCTTCAATTACCTTGCCGAATGCTGTATATTTGCCGTTGAGTTCAGGACGATCCTTTAGGCAAAAGAAGAACTGACTGCCTGCAGAGTCCGGGTTTCTTTCGTCCCTGGCCATAGAAAGAACGCCCTTTGTATGCGGCTGGTTATTATGTTCAGCTTTGATAAAGTAGCCGGGCCCTCCTGTTCCGACGTTGCGGTTTCGAGGATCTCGACTGAGTGGATCTCCTCCTTGCACGAGAAAATCCTTAATTACGCGATGAAAACTTGTGCCGTCATAGAATTTTTCACTAATTAACTTCTTAAAGTTGGCTACCGTCGCCGGTGCCTCCTGAGGCCACAAGACGGCCACTATTTTGCCAAATGAAGTTTCAAATACCACTACTTCGTCGTCTAGTTTCGGTGAGCCGAATACCGCCTGAATCGTAAACATGGCTGCAAGTAAAAGGAGGGATCGCATAGGAAAACTGCCTACCGTCACATGTCACGATAAACAAGTAAAAATCACTGGAGAATTCATGAGCCAACGTAATTTACATATTGAATTTATCTCTCTGAAAATTAAAATTCATGGCTCGATATAAACCTTTAGGCTATGGTCATCGTAGACGTTCAGAACTTTTCAAAGCACTACGCGGGCGTAAAAGCCGTCCGCAATATTTCTTTCCAAATACAAAAGGGCGAAATCGTGGGCTTTTTAGGCCCTAACGGTGCCGGGAAAAGTTCCACGATGCGGTCTATTGCCGGATATTTACCTCCCACCCACGGATCGATCAAAGTCGAAGGATACGATGTTGTCTCCCAATCCTTAGAAGTGCGTCGGCGTGTGGGATATATGCCGGAAAACGTCCCGCTCTACAACGACATGCGCGTGCGCCAATATCTTCACTACAGAGCTCGGCTGAAGGGCGTCCCAGCAAGCAAAGTTCAAGAGGCCGTCCGAAATGCTCTTGAAAAGTGCAGCCTAAAGGATGTTCAAAATAAAATCATTGGTCATCTTTCAAAAGGATATCGCCAGCGTGTGGGATTAGCAGACGCCCTAATCCACGATCCCAGTGTATTGATCCTAGATGAGCCCACCATAGGCCTAGACCCTCATCAAATCCGCGCTGTCCGCGATTTGATCAAGGAAATAGGGAAACAGCATACCATCATCCTCTCCTCACACATACTTCACGAGGTCGAAATGACCTGCAACCGAGTCATTATCATTCATCGTGGCAAAATAGAGGCTTCAGACAGCACAGAAAACCTTACCCGCATCGTCAGAAGAGGTGTAGGCGGAATCAATATTGAACTCTCTGGACCGCTAGACTCCATTCTTGAGGAATTCAAAAGACATCCTCAGGTAGATAATATCCAAACCAAAGACTCCACCGCCGATGGCTGGTTCTCCCTACACCTGACGACCAAAGATAATTCCGACATACGCGAAGACCTCTACCAAATCGTTCGAAAAAACAACTGGAACCTACGAGAACTTTCCCGCACTCGCACAACGCTTGAAGATGTATTCGTCGAGCTCACCCAAGATTAGCTTTAACCCAACACCATAACTTACCCACCACGACTATGAGTCTAATCATACAATTCCAAAAAGAACTAAAGGATTACTTCGTTCAACCCCTCGCCTATATCATCCTATTTGTAACCGCAC includes:
- a CDS encoding peptidylprolyl isomerase translates to MRSLLLLAAMFTIQAVFGSPKLDDEVVVFETSFGKIVAVLWPQEAPATVANFKKLISEKFYDGTSFHRVIKDFLVQGGDPLSRDPRNRNVGTGGPGYFIKAEHNNQPHTKGVLSMARDERNPDSAGSQFFFCLKDRPELNGKYTAFGKVIEGFEVLDQIAGVEVTFNHAGERSLPITRVGLNLVKLEKQQEYAEVIARLDRQHRDHSLMEALKGKTTKDPNAPPAATPPPPNVTDETEVLLIKTTLGEMSFVLWDQEAPHAVNYVKNLIRRRYYDETAIHRVIPRFMIQGGCPFSRDFKSRLVGTGGREEAQGVEFEYLDRVPQRGFIGLARQEGDRSSIGTQFFVCLDELPEIQNRYPLFGQLFKGESTLNAISGVEVTYGKAGEKSKPVQPVILNEARLIPAKEARLRP
- a CDS encoding ABC transporter ATP-binding protein, with amino-acid sequence MVIVDVQNFSKHYAGVKAVRNISFQIQKGEIVGFLGPNGAGKSSTMRSIAGYLPPTHGSIKVEGYDVVSQSLEVRRRVGYMPENVPLYNDMRVRQYLHYRARLKGVPASKVQEAVRNALEKCSLKDVQNKIIGHLSKGYRQRVGLADALIHDPSVLILDEPTIGLDPHQIRAVRDLIKEIGKQHTIILSSHILHEVEMTCNRVIIIHRGKIEASDSTENLTRIVRRGVGGINIELSGPLDSILEEFKRHPQVDNIQTKDSTADGWFSLHLTTKDNSDIREDLYQIVRKNNWNLRELSRTRTTLEDVFVELTQD